CACGCTGGCGCCATTCTCCTGCGGGCAGGGCAGAGACACCagtctttctttttcattaaaagtttcttcattaaaaaaccaaaaaccccaAGAACCCTCACAGACAGCACAGTGACAGCTCAGGACCGTGAAAAGCAGAGGTGCCCCAGGCCGCGGCCCCAGAAGCCTGCAGAGCTGCGCTGGCCCCGCACCCACGAGCCAGCCAAGGCCACCCTTGCGGAGACCCCTCCCAGCTCACCTGGCGGGAGGGGCCGGCCACGGGCCCGTTCATGCGCTCATAGAAGCTCCGCTCTGCGTCGTCATACTTGAACTTGTCGAACCAGATCTTCTCGTGCACTAGGAAGTTCGTCGTCATCTtcctgctggggggagggggccgggtcAACGCGGCTAGGGTGAGGGGCCTGGACCGTCCgcagccccaccctccccacaaGCGGAGGACTGGCCAGCGCTGCCTCAGAGCCCCTGGGATGCCCCTCCCCGTCCAGCTGCAGCTGGACGTCCTGTCAGACCCCTGGCCTGGGGAGAGTCCACTGTGCCTGCACACCacccacacacgtgtgtgcacatgcacagccCCCCCCCACGCAAAGCACATTCGGCGAGGCCAGAATCCTTCCTGCAGCCGTTACCATCTGCCCCACCCCGTACAGCCCACCGCCCCGCCCAGCGCAGTGAGAACggacccctcccaccctgccaccAACTCCCAGGGCCACGGGCCCCTCACCAGGAAGCCGTCAGGGGCGTGGGCAGCATTCCCACCCCAAATCAAAGCCACCTTCTGAAACCAGCAAACTCAGCCCCCCCACCAGGCAGCACCCCTACCCAGACCCCGGCCCATCTGGCCAGGCTCCAGCCTGCTTCAGGCCTCCAAAGACAGCGGCCGGGCCGCATTCCCCGCCCTGGAGCAGGGCCCCTCTTGGCCCCCAACTCGCCTATCCCCTGGGATCTGAGATGCCCACCTTACCTCAAAGGTGGCTACGGGAGACCAGGTGAGCTGGGCGTGGACAGGACGCCAGGCAGGGCCTGCGTCTCATCCCAGGGGCTCCCCCTGCCCAGCCAGGGTGGAGGGAGTCACTCCTggatgacccccacccccacccccaggtcgaCCCTGGACCCAAGGACACAGCACCACCTCGCCCAGCCCACCGCTGCTTTCAACTTGGCTGGGTCCACCGGGGGAGGGACTGTGGTGGTCCCTGTGCCCACAAcccaggccaggccccgcccagctGGTTTCTCCTACTTGGGTCTCAGGCTGGACATGGACGGGCCTGAGCGGGGCCCAGGCCGGTGAGCCAGGGAGGCGGCTTCGAGCCGCCAGGCCATGCGCAGGGCCTCGGCGGCGTGGTGGCGGCACTCGGCGCTGTCGTAGGCAGGCTTGCTGAGCCAGGGGGCCTCTGCATCCTTGTGCAGGAAGTACCAGTAGGGCAAGGCCGAGGGGGCCTCCCCGTCAGCCCGCCGAGACCCAGGCCGCTTGCTTCCCAGGGCGTTGCGGCCGCGCCGGTCCCTGCGACCACGCCGGGCGCCCTCGGCCTGGCTGGCTCGCTCCTGCAGGCGCACCTTCCCGGGAGGGTGGCCGTCAAACTGGGCCTCATAGAAGCCCCTTTCAGCTGCGTCGTAGCGCGGCTTCTCCAGCCACACCTCCCGCACCATGGCCTGCAGGCTGCCCAGAGCGGGCTGGCGAGCCAGGGCCAGGTCGGGGGCCTCCTGGCCGCGGCTGCCCTCTGCAGCCAGCAGGAGGGCCTGCGACCACTCCACGAAGGCCCGCTCAGCCTGGTCGAAGGAAGACTTGTTGACCCAGACCCCCCAGGTCACATGGTGGCAGGCCACCAGGCTCCCGTGGGCACAGGGCCCCCGCAGGGCCAGCGCAGGCAGCTGAGTGGCCTGAGCGGCCGCGTCGGCCAGCCGCTGGCGGTAGGAGGTCTCTGCCTGGTCGAAGAGCGGCTTGTCCAGCCACACGTGGTCAGCCGAGAGGCCCACGAGGGCCAGGTCTGCCTGGCCGAGCCAGCCCTTGGGGGAGCGCTTCCTCTTCTTCTGCAGCGGCTTCTGGCCGTCGCGGCTCGTCCTGGGCTCAGGCCTGCCGCCGGCGTCGGGGGCCTCTGCCTCGTCGGCGTCCTCGCCGCCCGCCTGGCCGGGCCCGTTCATGGCTGGCGCCTCGGCCGGGGGGTGCTGGGCGGCCTCGCGCTCACAGCAGCGCCGCTCGGCTCCCTCATACTTGTGCTTGTCCTCCCAGACGGTCTCCAGCGCACAGGAGGCCTTGCCGCTCCTCATCTTCCGGGGCAGCGTTAAAAAGCAAGCACAAGGAGGAGTTGTGGCGCGCCGGCGCGGCCTCCCGCGgacgggcagggcaggcagccccgTGCGCAGCCGGGCGCAGGGCTGACACcccagctccccgccccccacaggAGGGGCTCGGACACAACCGCAGACAGTGCCCTCCAGCACagctgcagagctgggggaggggaggctggccaCGGCCAGCACAGGGCAGCAGCCGGCCAGCCCGTGCCTGTGGAACCTGGGAGCCCCGGGACGCGGGGAGGCAGGGCTCGCTGCCCTGGCTGGGGACAAGCCCGCCGAGCAACGTCCCCTCAAGCGCCAGGCAACTCTAAGTGTCTGTGGGCCACAAGCGAGACCGGCAGCATGAGCTGAGCCGCACTGGCCACACAGgacacggccctgcccctgccccagggaccaGGGTGGTGCTACAGGAGGGGTGCCTTGGCCAGACACCAAGCAGCACCCAGGGCGAGCCCCCAGCCTCTATGAGAGCCCTGAGCTCACTCACTGCTGGTCCCCAAGGACAGCTCtgtctggattctgtcctgacgGCACCCTGGGTCCTGCCCACCGAAACCCGGGAGCTGACTCAGGAGGGGACCCCCACTCAGCAGGTGCACCCACACCACCGGGCCCTCACCCAGGGACAGCAGACCTTTCTCACCACTGACCTTAGCTGAGGACTTATCCCCCCTCCTACAGCTCAGCCCAGTGGCTAGGGGGGCCTGGCCGCCTAACCCCCACAAATACAGAGGGCCTTTGGGATGGCCCAGCCTCTGGGTCAGCACGGAGCTGCCCCCCCGCCAGGCCAGGGCAGCACTTACCAAGGCTAGGCTGGTGGGACAGAGGCAGGGCGGGGTAggagtgggagcagggcccaggcggcaggcattgtgacatcacccactgtcccacaggccctcccacccccagccagggccccctGGCACCAGCTGGGCCAGACCTCCCTGTGACCTCACACCTGGTCCCCAGCGCCCCCTGCAGAGGGGGCGTCACCCAGGGAAGGCAGCTGCTTCCAAGATGCCCACCGCCAGGGGTCAGGGCCGGAGAGACGGGCGCTCCGCCAGGCCACCTGGCACACAGGGGACCACGAGGTCCTGCCCAGCATTGGCTGGGGCCGCATGTGTGGACGAGGTGGCCGGCCCTGGCCGCCGGGCCGTCTGgctggaggagggagcagggccctggcAGGTGGGTACTTACTTTCGCTGTGACCTCCTACGACAGCATGAAGGAAAAGCAGCAAGTTAGAGGCATCAGGAAGGCCACAAGCCACACGCAGCGACAGGCCAGGGCCGGCCTTCCGGTGCTGCTTGTCCAGAGGGAGAGGAATGGCGAGCGCCGGGCAGGACCAGGTGGCCAGCAAGCCCACCTGCTTAAGGCGGTGTGGCTCCTGTCGACTGGTGCCCGGGAAGGCCTTGGGGGACAAGCAGGGATCCCTGAGCTGccttcacccaactcccgggcgACCTGGGGCAAGGTGAGCCAGGCCCACAGGTGCCCTGGAGCTGCCAAGGGCCGGCAGAGTCTCGCACACCGACTGCCTGGCAGCCGCAGACACCAGGTCTCGTACTGCACTTGGCGAGAGCCTCCTCACAAAGCCAGGCGGCTCTGCAAAGGCCACAGGATCCAGTGCCGTGCTGAGCAACCAGGGCGCCCTGGGGGTcgccgcccccacccacccaggcacAGGGCTCTCCACCGACACCCGCGTGCACCTGAGCCCACCCCGGAGCCCAGGTCAGGGCAGGCCCTTGCGCTGGGAGGCCATGGTCCTCCTCTGCGGACAAGGAGGCACACACAGCCTGCCGCGGTCCCCACAGCCCCGCACCGGCCAGGCAGTAGCACGGCAGCTGCCAGACAAGCAGTCGGGACACCAGGGCAGGACGGAGGGAAACGGCCCAGGGGTCACCTCAGCCCTGTTCCTGGAAGCATGGACCCCCACCCTCCCCGGAGGTAGAGACAGTGCCTGCGGAGCCACGGGGGCCCACCGGGGAAACAAgaccggggtgtgtgtgtgtgtgtgtgtgtgtgtgtgtgcaggtggctGGTGTGAGGGCCCAGCCGGCACCTGCTCTCCCCAACATGCTTGGAGCCTCTGGCCAGGCCACATCTGGCCTGCTGAGGGGGACACGGAGGCACTGGCCTCCTGCGCCAAAGCACGGCTACTGGATCCTGTGGCTGGGGCTCCACCCGGCACAGGGGGCAGACCGCCACAGCCCCGCTGACTGCTCCAGGCCACTGTTATTTAAATAAGCCTTGCTTTGAAAAAGCAGCGCCCAGTCCCAGCCTGCGCCGGCAGCCTGACCGCTGGCCTCACCGGCCAGTGCTCCCTGGACAGCACCTGTGCAGGTGAGTGCCCGCCGGGGCCTGTTCCGGAGGCTTCAGAAAACTCCCGGAGAGGCACTTACTACAAATGATGGGTGGGTTTTTTTGATGCGAAATTAAACTCCCTGAAACCCACGCCGCTTTTTCAATCACATTCTCTAAGTCCCTGAAGCTTCCCTGTGCGCAAAAAACCCTGGGATTCCACTTCGGCGAACTTTTAAACAGTTTATTTCCATCTAGTGAAAGTCAGAGCGAGCGCTTGTCCACTCGGCGGTGCAGCCCAGGTGCCTGCCCAGCCCGCAGAGCCACCCCCGACCCGCGGGGCCACCACACGCGTCCCTTCCACGACCTTGCTGCAGACGCACGCTGCAAGCTCCCACCCGCCAGCGAGGGCCCCAGGAGCGGCTCCCGCACCTCGCTCGCCGAGAGCACGGGAACAGAGGCTGAGTCGCGGCCGAATGCTCTGTGCTGTCCTGCACCCCGAGATAACGGAGCGAGCGCAGGCCCCCAGCCCGGGAAGGGAGCCCCTCCCGCCTCCCGGTGGA
Above is a genomic segment from Oryctolagus cuniculus chromosome 6, mOryCun1.1, whole genome shotgun sequence containing:
- the EEF1D gene encoding elongation factor 1-delta isoform X2 is translated as MRSGKASCALETVWEDKHKYEGAERRCCEREAAQHPPAEAPAMNGPGQAGGEDADEAEAPDAGGRPEPRTSRDGQKPLQKKRKRSPKGWLGQADLALVGLSADHVWLDKPLFDQAETSYRQRLADAAAQATQLPALALRGPCAHGSLVACHHVTWGVWVNKSSFDQAERAFVEWSQALLLAAEGSRGQEAPDLALARQPALGSLQAMVREVWLEKPRYDAAERGFYEAQFDGHPPGKVRLQERASQAEGARRGRRDRRGRNALGSKRPGSRRADGEAPSALPYWYFLHKDAEAPWLSKPAYDSAECRHHAAEALRMAWRLEAASLAHRPGPRSGPSMSSLRPKKMTTNFLVHEKIWFDKFKYDDAERSFYERMNGPVAGPSRQENGASVILRDIARARENIQKSLAGSSGPGASSGPGGDHSELAVRIASLEVENQNLRGVVQDLQRAVSKLEARLSALEKSSPTHRASAPQTQHVSPMRQVEPPAKKAAAPAEDDEDDDIDLFGSDEEEDKEAARLREERLRQYAEKKARKPALVAKSSILLDVKPWDDETDMARLEACVRSVQLDGLVWGASKLVPVGYGIRKLQIQCVVEDDKVGTDLLEEEITKFEEHVQSVDIAAFNKI
- the EEF1D gene encoding elongation factor 1-delta isoform X1 gives rise to the protein MRSGKASCALETVWEDKHKYEGAERRCCEREAAQHPPAEAPAMNGPGQAGGEDADEAEAPDAGGRPEPRTSRDGQKPLQKKRKRSPKGWLGQADLALVGLSADHVWLDKPLFDQAETSYRQRLADAAAQATQLPALALRGPCAHGSLVACHHVTWGVWVNKSSFDQAERAFVEWSQALLLAAEGSRGQEAPDLALARQPALGSLQAMVREVWLEKPRYDAAERGFYEAQFDGHPPGKVRLQERASQAEGARRGRRDRRGRNALGSKRPGSRRADGEAPSALPYWYFLHKDAEAPWLSKPAYDSAECRHHAAEALRMAWRLEAASLAHRPGPRSGPSMSSLRPNRKMTTNFLVHEKIWFDKFKYDDAERSFYERMNGPVAGPSRQENGASVILRDIARARENIQKSLAGSSGPGASSGPGGDHSELAVRIASLEVENQNLRGVVQDLQRAVSKLEARLSALEKSSPTHRASAPQTQHVSPMRQVEPPAKKAAAPAEDDEDDDIDLFGSDEEEDKEAARLREERLRQYAEKKARKPALVAKSSILLDVKPWDDETDMARLEACVRSVQLDGLVWGASKLVPVGYGIRKLQIQCVVEDDKVGTDLLEEEITKFEEHVQSVDIAAFNKI